TTGAACGACTCGTCAGTGACGCGACCACCGACGCGGGCGCGCTCCTTGACTGTTGTTTCGGTGCCGTTGACGACAGCCTTGAACAGCACCGTTCCGAACTTCTCGATCTTCTCGTCGCCGGCCTCGATGGCTGCGACGAGTCGCTTCCCGTTGTGTTCGAAAGCAATCGTCACCGTCGAGTCGAAGAAATCGCCCAGATCGGGCGGGACCTGTCCGATTGCGATATCGAAAATTGAATCCAGTGGGATCGTCAGCTTGTCGTCTTCGCTCGCGGCCAGTACCAGCCGCTTTTGCGAGAGGACGATCCGACCCTTGATGGGGTCGCCCCGACCGGCCACTTCGGAGTTGAATTTGCCGACGAAATCCGCGATCACTGATTCCGACATTCGTCCGTTGTCGGCTGTACACTAGCACTGATATTGAGCGTTTCGCGCGAGTATCAGCAGCAAAAATCAGCGTCACTCCGGAGAACGGGGGCTAGCGGCGTCAGTTGTCGAGGTTTCGAGCGATATCTGACAGCGAGGCGTCCGGCCCGCCAGTCGCTGTATAGACGACGCGCTTGCCCGGCGTTCGGAGGCCGTACTCGGTTCCGTCAGTGACCACGTCGAGATGTGCCGAGCCGCCGAGCGAGACATCGCTGTCGGTGACCCACTCTCCGAGGCGATTTGTCCCGTCCCGTTCGCGGGCCAGTCGCCGGTTGTCGGTGACGTGTGAGATCACCGGCTCGCCGTCGAGATTTGTCTCGACGAGAGCGTGGTACCGGTCGCCGTCCAGCGCGAGTCGGAGAGTGTCACCGTCGTCGAACTCCAGTTCCGTCGGGAGCACGACCCGCGGTCGGTCGGTTCGGCCGACAGATTCGACGGGAACGCGATGCGTCTCGACGGTTTCGTGGTCACTGGGAACGCGGTCCGCCACGTTACTTACTCGTCGTCGCCGAGGAGTTCGTCGACGGACTCGCTACCGCGAGCAGTGATCTTTGCGTTAATCTGACGCGTGTCGTCGCTGACCTCGCGGCCGCGGACGGTGATGCGCTTGCGCTCGCCGTCGGTGGTCGGCTTGAAGCCGACGCCACCGTCAGACATGATTTCCTTCGTCGTGACGCCGCGAACGTCAGGTCGCATCGGTCGGCCGGAGGTGTCCGAGCCGCCGGTCAGTTCAAGCGTGTAACCGTCGAGGCCGACAGCGCCGCCGTCGACCTCGTCGCCGAGTTCGCGGCCGATGAAGCGGTTTGCGTCCTGTCCATCAACGTCGATCTGGTAGGTGTGGCCGTCCTCCGGATCGGAGACGGCGACTGTGAATTCTGCCATACCTGTTCTCAATCAACCGCGCTTCAAAAGCGCGTCGAACCATCCCGCTCGCCGGAGCCGTGCCGACAGTCACACGTTCGGAGGCAGGTCCGTAACGTCCTCGGAGACAATCATGCCGCGCCGTGTATCGCCATTGGTCGTGACTGGCAGCGCGTACACCCGATACTGCCGACCCTCGTACTCCTGCGTCCAGACCTGTTCGTCCCCGTCCAGCGCGGCGCGGTATTTGGGTCGCTGCACCTCGGCGACCCCCGGCGGGAACACCTCCTCCAAGGTCTTTCCCTCAATGTCGTCCGGTGTGAGGCCGAGCACGTTCAGTCCCTCGCCGCGAGCGACGAGGTATCGAAGGTCGTCGTCGAACAGGAACACGCCGCCGTCGGGGAAGTTCTCCAGCAGCGTCTGATACCGCTGCTCCGCCTGTCGGAGGTTGCGTTCGAGGTGTGCCCGCTCGATGGCGTCCGTGAGGATGTTCGCGACGCCTCTGACGAACGTGATGTCGTCCTCGGTGAACTCCCGCTGCTCGTTCGTGTGCGTACCGAGCACGCCCCACGGTTCCGCGGGGGTCCCGATAATGACGCTGATGCCGCTCACGACGCCGTGGTCGAGCAGAAACTGCGGCCCGCTGAACCGATCTTCGGCCGCGAGGTTCGTCACCACGACCGGTTCTTCGGTCTGGAGCGTGTAGCCTGCCAGTGACTCCGTCCCGACCCCGACCGTGATCTCGCCGACCACGCCATCGTGCCACCCGTTGCCAGCCCGCATGCGGAAGTCGTTCCGAGACGAGCGGTATTCGAGTAACTTCGTGTACTCCGTTCCCAGCGCGTCTGAGACTGTTCGAACCGCTCGCTCGAACAGCGCGTCGAGGTCACACCCTGTCAGCGCGTACTGGCCGAGGTCCGCCACGGCCGCTTGCTGTCGCACCCGTGTCTGGAGTCCGTCTTCCGCGCGGTGCTGGGCGACGAGGTTCCTGATCCGGTTCGCAAGCAGTGTGTACCGCTCGGTTCCGCCCCGTTTCTGGAGGTAATCGCTCACGCCGGCTGAAATGGCCTCGCTGGCGATTTCCTCGCTCCCTTTCCCGGTGAACAGAACGAACGGGAGTTCCGGATACTCCGCACGGACGGTCCTGAGGAACTCGATGCCGTTCATTTCGGGCATGTCGTAGTCCGAGACGATACAGTCGAACACGGTGTCGGTGAGACGCTCCAACCCCTCACTGGCGCTGGTCACCGTCTCGACGCTGAAACCATCGCTCTCGTGCCGGAGAAATTCGGCCGCTGTCTCCGCGAATCCCGGTTCATCGTCGACGTGCAGCACCGAGATTCGGGGGCTGGCGGTCCCTTCCATGTCACTAAATAACACGGCGAGGGTATGTCGCTCTTGCGGTACACCGACTCTTCGACCACGCTAATTCAGGGACAGACTGGCGCTACTGGTCGGCCATCGCATCGCTCGCGATTGAGCGGCCGCGGGCCTCCAGCTGTACCTCCCGGCGCGTCCGGACCGGTTCGAGGATGTCGGCTTCCATCAGCCGGTCGTATACGTCTTCGACTTCCTCGATC
The Haloarcula sp. CBA1129 genome window above contains:
- a CDS encoding 30S ribosomal protein S6e; amino-acid sequence: MAEFTVAVSDPEDGHTYQIDVDGQDANRFIGRELGDEVDGGAVGLDGYTLELTGGSDTSGRPMRPDVRGVTTKEIMSDGGVGFKPTTDGERKRITVRGREVSDDTRQINAKITARGSESVDELLGDDE
- a CDS encoding response regulator, producing MEGTASPRISVLHVDDEPGFAETAAEFLRHESDGFSVETVTSASEGLERLTDTVFDCIVSDYDMPEMNGIEFLRTVRAEYPELPFVLFTGKGSEEIASEAISAGVSDYLQKRGGTERYTLLANRIRNLVAQHRAEDGLQTRVRQQAAVADLGQYALTGCDLDALFERAVRTVSDALGTEYTKLLEYRSSRNDFRMRAGNGWHDGVVGEITVGVGTESLAGYTLQTEEPVVVTNLAAEDRFSGPQFLLDHGVVSGISVIIGTPAEPWGVLGTHTNEQREFTEDDITFVRGVANILTDAIERAHLERNLRQAEQRYQTLLENFPDGGVFLFDDDLRYLVARGEGLNVLGLTPDDIEGKTLEEVFPPGVAEVQRPKYRAALDGDEQVWTQEYEGRQYRVYALPVTTNGDTRRGMIVSEDVTDLPPNV